TTTAGGTGATCTGGATATGGTTCTTTTAATGAGCGTAAACCCTGGCTTTGGCGGGCAAAGTTTTATTGATACCGTTTTACCAAAAGCAAAAAAACTAAGTGCTATGAGAGACAAGATAAACCCCGCGTGTCTTATAGAGGTTGATGGCGGAGTGAGCGATAAAAACGTACATCTTTTAAAAGATGCCGGCGTTGATATTGTCGTTGCCGGAAGTTATGTCTTTAATCATGCAAACAAAAAAGAAGCGATAGAGAGCTTGCAGATATGATTTCTTATGCGAAGCATAAAGCTTCAGTGACCACAGCGGTCTTAGCGAAGACAAAGGAATTACTTCCTTTGTCGGACGGATAATAGATAATGCGCACTAAAATTTGCGGGATTACATCTTATGAGGATGCTATGACAGCAATAGAAGCCGGCGCAGATGCGCTGGGCTTTGTTTTTTATGAACCCTCACCTAGATATATCTCCCCAAAAGAGGCTCGCGCAATTATCAAAAGACTTCCTCCCTTTGTCGAGAAGGTCGCTCTCTTTGTAAACAGCGATGCACAGGTCATAAACTCCTACTGCCAAGAAGCGGGAGCGACTCTGGCTCAGATCCACTTTGAAGCCCCAGATGAACTTTATGAGCAGCTTTTTGTTCCATATATAAAAGTGGTTCGTGCCAAAGAGCCAAGCGATATTTTGAAATTCAGCGACGAGTACAGACTTGTCGATGCCTACTGTGAGAGTTACGGCGGAAGCGGTAAAAGATTGAACATTGAGTGGTTCAAAGGTGTTGAGTGCTCAAAGATAATACTCGCAGGAGGATTAGATGCACAAAATGTCTCATCTCTCAAAGAGTACGGCTTTTACGGTGTCGATGTAAGCAGCGGAGTCGAGCTCTCTTACGGCAAAAAAGATACTTTAAAAGTCAAAGAATTTATAAAAAATGCAAAAAAGTAAATAGCGCAGATGCTTAGTACCGACTTCTCATTAGATTCAAAAAGTATTCACAAACTCTCATCAAAAGGGCTCTCTCTAAAGAGCCTTAAAGAGCAGATAGATGAGGATCTGGAGTTCCTTCTGCAGCTTTGGCACTCTCAAGGTTTGGAGATACTCAAACAGCAGGGAAGCTTCTATTTTGCTACAAAGTTTATTCCGCTTGAGAGCGCTACATTCTGTATAGTCGATATTGAGACAAACGGCTCAAAAATTGAGAAGCATCAGATAATAGAGATAGCAGCTGTAAAGGTGAAAGGTGGCAAGATCATAGAGACGTTCGACTCACTTGTCAACTGCAAAGAGATAAATCCGCACATAACAGAAATAACCGGCATAAGTACCGAGGACACAAAAGATGCACCAAGCTTAAAAGAGGTCATGTATGAGTTTAAAAACTTTTTATCAGACTCAGTATTTGTTGCGCACGATGTAAAATTTGACTATAGGTTTATCTCTTTGAGCCTTCAGAAGGTAGGATTGGTACCTCTTTTAAACAGAAGCCTCTGTTCACTCTCACTAGCTGAGAGGACCATTGCATCATATAGATATGCGCTCTCGTATCTAAATGAGTCGTTCAGTCTAAACCCTAGTGCAACTCATCATAGAGCAATGAGCGATGTACTTACAACATACGAACTCTTTAAGTTGTCTCTTGGTAATTTGGATGAGGGTATAAAAAATGTTGAAGATCTTATAAAGTTTTCAAAAGAGGGAAAAATACTAAAAAGACCGAGGTTTGACCCTCTGCTTGAAGAAGCAAAAGAGTAGTTATTCGCTATATGCTCCAACGCCTGTAAGCTTTTTATATCTAGCTTCCATTCTCTCTTCTTCGCTCATTGCGCGAAGTTTCGTTAGCTCTTCTAAAAAGTACTCACCGATTGCAGCTGCTGCACCGTCTCTGTCTCTATGAGCGCCTATAAGCGGCTCAGCTATAATATCATCAATTAGATCCAACTCTTTTAGGTCTTCACTCGTTATCTTCATAGCATTTGTTGCGGCTTCTGCTTTTGCGGGGTCGTTCCATAAAATTGCAGAACACCCCTCAGGCGAGATAACGCTAAATACAGAGTATCTCATCATAGCGAACTTATCTGCAACACCGATAGCAAGAGCACCACCGCTTCCGCCTTCTCCGATAACTACAGAGATCGTCGGTGTTTTAAGCTCTGAGAGTTCAAGAAGATTTCTAGCGATCGCTTCACTCTGATTTCTCTCTTCAGCTCCGATTCCAGGATATGCGCCCGGAGTGTCTATAAGCATAAGCACGGGAATATTAAATTTTTCAGCAAGCTTTGCTGCACGAAGAGCTTTTCTATACCCCTCAGGATGCGGCATACCGAAATTTCTTTTTATCTTATTCTTTGTTCCGCGACCTTTTTGCTCACCGATAACCATAACTTTTTCGTTTCCGATATAGCCGATGTAGCAAAGAATTGCAGCATCATCACGAAAGTGTCTGTCGCCATGTATCTCGTACTTGTCTCTCATAAGCAGATTGATATAATCAAGTGCATAAGGTCTGTCGGTATGGCGAGCAAGCTGTAGCTTTTGAAAAGGAGAGAGATTGTTAAATATCTTTGAGACTTCTTTGTCCAAGTTCTCTTGGAGGCTTTGAAGTGCAACTTCGTCATGACGAACCTGCGCAGAGATTATATCCTCTTGAATAAACTTGATCTTATACTCAAAGTCTAAATATGTTGCCAAATCAGATCCTTATACTTAGATTTTTTTGAATATTAAAACGCCGTTTGTTCCGCCAAAGCCAAAAGAGTTACTCATAACAGTATTTAGTTCGGCGCGTCTTGCCTTATTTGGAACAATATCGAGATCACAATTTTCATCTGGATTTTTATAATTGATGGTCGGAGGGATTATTCCATCACGCATAGCCATTAGACATACTACAGCCTCAATACCGCCTGCTGCACCAAGACAGTGACCTATCTGACCTTTTATAGAGCTCATCGGAGGACAGTTCTCTTTACCGCCTAGCAGCTCTTTAACTGCAGTGGTCTCATTCTTATCGTTTATCGGTGTACTTGTTCCATGCGCATTTACATAGTCTAGTTTAGGCTTACCAGCCATTGTATACGCTGCTTTCATAGCACGAGCTGGACCGTCAAGGCTTGGAGTGGTAATGTGGTTTGCATCGCCGCTCTCACCAAAACCTATGATCTCTCCGTAGATATTTGCTCCGCGAGCAACTGCTTCTTCATATACCTCTAAAACAAGTGCTGCCGCACCCTCTCCCATAACAAAACCGTCACGCTCTGCGTCAAAAGGACGAGAAGCTTTCTTAGGGTCATCGTTTCTTGTCGATAGCGCTTTCATCGAAGCAAATCCGCCTACACCGACACCTGTTATTGCGCACTCAGCTGAAACAACTAGCATCTTATCCGCTCCGCCGCACATAATTGTCTTTACCGCTTCGCTTATTGCGTGAGTCCCTGCAGCACATGCTGTTACACTTGATAAGTTAGGTCCCTTTGTTCCGTGCTCTATAGAGACAAAACCGCCAAGCATATTTACAAGAGCTCCGGGGATAAAAAATGGACTTATTCTTTTTGAACCTTTGGTCTCTAAGATAACAGAGTTTTTCTCGATTGATGGTAGTCCGCCGATACCAGAACCAGCACTTATACCGAATCTCTCCATATCTGTATCTTGCGGAAGGTTGGCTTCAGCCATCGCTTCTTGTGCAGCTTTTAGGCCAAGGTGGATAAATCTGTCCGCTTTTTTGACCTCTTTTGCTTCCATTACCGTTGAAGGGTCAAAATCTTTAACCTCTCCTGCTATTTTTACGCTGTAATTTTCTGGGTCAAAAAGAGTAATAGTATCAATTCCGCATTCGCCGTCACATATAGCTTTAAAAGAACTCTCTTTATCATTTCCAACTGCATTTATCATGCCTAAACCAGTAACTACAACTCTTTTCATTAAAATCTCCGTAAAAAATATAAAATACTTTTTAAAAGTCAGAAAATATGCTGACCACTAAAAAATATTTGCTACCGAGGAGCCCCTCAGTAGGTATTTAGACGATTATTTGTTCTCTATATAGTTAACAACGTCTTTAACAGTTTGAATCTTTTCTGCTTCATCATCAGGGATTTCGATATCGAATTTCTCTTCAAGTGCCATTACTAATTCAACAACATCAAGGCTATCAGCACCTAAATCTTCTACAAACTTCGCGTCTTCTTTTACTTCATCAGCATTAACGCCTAATTGTTCAACTACTACTTCTCTAATATCATCTAAAAGTGCCATTCTAGCTCCTATGTTTGTGTATAAAATTTCGTAATTGTATCATATTTATCTTAAATAACTATCTGAGCAATAAAATTCAAAAGAGCTTCTTTTATGAGGTTAAAAGAGCCTATCCAAACATATTTCTAAATTTTTTTGCACCATCTTTACTTGATTCTACTGTATCGGATACATTTTTAAATCTAAAACGCAGCTTGCTTTGCTCTATTGTCTCTATCTCTTTTATTTCATCAACGTTGATAAGAAAAGAGCGATGAATCCGAACAAAATTGTGCCCATGAAGTTTTTTTTCAAGGTCAGAGATCTTCTGTGCATAGTAGGAGAATCCCTTTGCACTTCGAAGCATCACTTCACTTAAATCTGCTTTGACGTAGTAGATCTCCTCCGGTTTTAAGAGCAGGTAGTTATCCCCTGTTTTACTCAGTATTCTAAGATCCTGATCTTTTTGCTTTGAGCTGTTTAGGCGCTCTATAGTCTGTTTTACCTGCTCAAGAGAGTACGGCTTTACCAAGTAGCCTACTGCTCCGATATCAAAGGCTTTGAGAGCATGCTCTTCGTAGGCTGTCTGAAAAACAATAGCGATATTTGGATCTATATATTTAAGCTCGTATCCCAGTTCTAATCCGCTCACTTTTGGCATATTTATATCCAAAAAGACGATATCTGCACTCTCTTGCCTAAGTGCTTTTATAGCCTCATCTGCATTTGATGCCTCTATCGCATCATGTCCAAGAGTTCGTAACATCCTTGCAAGGCGGGCTCTTGCGAGCTCCTCATCATCTACTATTACTATTTTCATTACAACTTCCCAGATATATATAAAATGTAGGCTCTATTTTATCATAGACCTCTACACTTCCTCCGCATAAGAGCTCAAGCCTCTGCTGTAAGTTTGAAAGCCCTACTCCAAACTTATCTCCCATCATGCTCTCTCCATCATTTTTTATAATTATAAGATTTTTTTTCTCTTCAAAAGAGATAAAAATATTTAGACTCTCTTTACCTTGGTCAAATCCGTGTTTGATCGCATTTTCTACAAGAAGCTGTACTGAAAACTTAGGCAGCCTCCAGAGCTTTGAAATTGGTTTTATATGAAGTTTTATTTTATTGCCAAAACGGATATTTTCCAACTCTACATAATCTTTAACATTTCGTATCTCATCTTCAAGACTAAGAAGAGCTTTTTCATTCATGGTGTTACGCAAAAATGCCGAAACTCTCAATATTGCCTCTTCTGCCTTATCTTTATCATGATGTATAAGCTCGGCTATTGAGTTAAGGGCGTTAAATAGAAAATGAGGATTTAGCTGTGTCTCAAGAGAGCGCAGACGACTTTGAACATACTCATAATCAATAAGATCTTTTTGGTTTCTCATCTTTACAAATCTATATAGCAGTGCCCCCACAATATAAGTCAAAACACCTATTGATACGGAGACAGCGGCTATTTGCTCCTCAAATGAAGTTATAAGTTTTATATGTAAAATCTTTGCTAAAAAAACACTTACAAGAGTTCCCAAAAAACCGGATAAAAATGAAAAAAGCATAGAGAGCGGTGTCCAGTATATCTCAGGCAGTTTGGGAAGGATTTTTTTGTTCATGTAAGAGATAAAAACAAGAGCAAAAAGCGCGATGCCCACTCCTATTAAAGCGCCAAAAACAGCCCCTTCAATCCATGGGTACTCCAATAGCATATAACCCAAAGAGGACAAAAACATTCCAAAGAAAAGCCCGATAAGCAGTATATAAAACCAATCTTTTGCTTTTATGTGAAGAGCTATATTATGCACCAAGGAGCCTTTGGAGATTTTTTACTCCCAGCATAACACCCGGCCAGCCTTGAGCGGCAAAGACCGTATCCCCGACATTGTAAAGGTTTTTTATTGGCGTGTCATTTCCGGGCAAAAATGGAAGAAAGTTCTTAAATGTCATTGCGTTGCCTCCAAGTTGTGCTCTTTTTATGTAGCGATCAAATGTTTTTGAAGTCGCACCAAAGCTCTGCACTACTTCATCTTTTTCTATCCCAAGTTTTTCGAGGATCAATGCTTTAAGTATATCTTCAAGCTCCCTTTTTTTAGCTTTATAACTCTCTTTATCTTCCCAGTATCTGCTGTCTGTGTGCACTGATGCTGTAATACTATAGTAACCTTTAGGCGCGAATCTACTCTCCTCTTTATCCGAAAAAGAGACAAATACAGCCTTTGAGATAGTGTGTGGAAATTGATTCTCTTGAATGATTTGGTAGTGATGGTGAAAATCTCTCTCGCTCTTTATGGTCATATAGAGCATAAACGAACTTTGATGATTATCCAATTTTTCATACTTTTTATAATAATCTTTTATCTTAGAGTCGCTAAAAAGTTTGCCGCTCTCATAAACCGTTGAGTTTAAGATCACTTTTTTTGCCTTAAACACCTCATCTTTTAGATGCAGCTCAAAATATTCGCTATGACGCACTATCGATCTTACTTCACTTTTTCTATGCACCTCGCCAACGCGCTTGGTTATGCCGTCAAAAAGAGTGCTAAAACCGCCTTTGACATAGTAATTTTCATTGAAAGTATAAGCGAGTGAGAGTGCAGCGGTAAAGAAATTTATCTCTCTTAGCGGTGCTTGTGCGACAATGAGTACCTGAGACTCTAAAAATCCAAAATACTCCTTGTCGATTATTCCAAAAAAATCCTCTATAAAACTCTTGGCATCTGCTAAAAGATACTTTTTAAACTTTGAAAAAAGTGGCACAAAACTAAGAAGCGATCTCGTTTTTGAGAAGATGTTCGCATTTGCATAGTAGTGTCCGCTAAAAGTGTAAAACTCTTGGTTTATCTTATATACCATCTCCCAAAATGCTCTGTTTTTTGCGTGCGGATAGTTGGAGTGGAGTATTTCAAAGAATTGATCAAAGTCTCTATATCTGAGGGTTGTTTTTTCATTTTGTATAACAACGATAGATGGATCGGTTCTTATAAGATCGGGTTTAAAATCAATGAGCTCAAATATCTCTTTTACAATATGCCCCTCTTCATATCCGGCAAAAGTTGTCGCACCTGTGTTGTAACTATAGCCGCCTCTTGAAAAAGAGGAGCTGCAACCGCCAAGATATGGCTCTTTTTCAAACAAGATGACATCATACCCTTTAGCGCTCAAAAGAGCAGCTATAGAACTTCCACCGATGCCAGAACCCACTACTGCAAAATCTTTCATCACAAAGCTCTAATCGATCAAAAAATCTGCCAAATTATTTTTTCCGTAACTTATTGCAGGATTTTTATCTTTGATCTGCTTTGCAATAAGAGCCATTATCGTTTTTACACCGTCTGTTTTCTCAGGATCTGTCAAAGGCAAAAGTCTCACGGTCAGACTTGATGGCTTTTGT
This genomic interval from Sulfurimonas crateris contains the following:
- a CDS encoding phosphoribosylanthranilate isomerase, coding for MRTKICGITSYEDAMTAIEAGADALGFVFYEPSPRYISPKEARAIIKRLPPFVEKVALFVNSDAQVINSYCQEAGATLAQIHFEAPDELYEQLFVPYIKVVRAKEPSDILKFSDEYRLVDAYCESYGGSGKRLNIEWFKGVECSKIILAGGLDAQNVSSLKEYGFYGVDVSSGVELSYGKKDTLKVKEFIKNAKK
- a CDS encoding 3'-5' exonuclease; translated protein: MLSTDFSLDSKSIHKLSSKGLSLKSLKEQIDEDLEFLLQLWHSQGLEILKQQGSFYFATKFIPLESATFCIVDIETNGSKIEKHQIIEIAAVKVKGGKIIETFDSLVNCKEINPHITEITGISTEDTKDAPSLKEVMYEFKNFLSDSVFVAHDVKFDYRFISLSLQKVGLVPLLNRSLCSLSLAERTIASYRYALSYLNESFSLNPSATHHRAMSDVLTTYELFKLSLGNLDEGIKNVEDLIKFSKEGKILKRPRFDPLLEEAKE
- the accA gene encoding acetyl-CoA carboxylase carboxyl transferase subunit alpha, whose protein sequence is MATYLDFEYKIKFIQEDIISAQVRHDEVALQSLQENLDKEVSKIFNNLSPFQKLQLARHTDRPYALDYINLLMRDKYEIHGDRHFRDDAAILCYIGYIGNEKVMVIGEQKGRGTKNKIKRNFGMPHPEGYRKALRAAKLAEKFNIPVLMLIDTPGAYPGIGAEERNQSEAIARNLLELSELKTPTISVVIGEGGSGGALAIGVADKFAMMRYSVFSVISPEGCSAILWNDPAKAEAATNAMKITSEDLKELDLIDDIIAEPLIGAHRDRDGAAAAIGEYFLEELTKLRAMSEEERMEARYKKLTGVGAYSE
- a CDS encoding beta-ketoacyl-ACP synthase II; this translates as MKRVVVTGLGMINAVGNDKESSFKAICDGECGIDTITLFDPENYSVKIAGEVKDFDPSTVMEAKEVKKADRFIHLGLKAAQEAMAEANLPQDTDMERFGISAGSGIGGLPSIEKNSVILETKGSKRISPFFIPGALVNMLGGFVSIEHGTKGPNLSSVTACAAGTHAISEAVKTIMCGGADKMLVVSAECAITGVGVGGFASMKALSTRNDDPKKASRPFDAERDGFVMGEGAAALVLEVYEEAVARGANIYGEIIGFGESGDANHITTPSLDGPARAMKAAYTMAGKPKLDYVNAHGTSTPINDKNETTAVKELLGGKENCPPMSSIKGQIGHCLGAAGGIEAVVCLMAMRDGIIPPTINYKNPDENCDLDIVPNKARRAELNTVMSNSFGFGGTNGVLIFKKI
- the acpP gene encoding acyl carrier protein; the encoded protein is MALLDDIREVVVEQLGVNADEVKEDAKFVEDLGADSLDVVELVMALEEKFDIEIPDDEAEKIQTVKDVVNYIENK
- a CDS encoding LytR/AlgR family response regulator transcription factor — its product is MKIVIVDDEELARARLARMLRTLGHDAIEASNADEAIKALRQESADIVFLDINMPKVSGLELGYELKYIDPNIAIVFQTAYEEHALKAFDIGAVGYLVKPYSLEQVKQTIERLNSSKQKDQDLRILSKTGDNYLLLKPEEIYYVKADLSEVMLRSAKGFSYYAQKISDLEKKLHGHNFVRIHRSFLINVDEIKEIETIEQSKLRFRFKNVSDTVESSKDGAKKFRNMFG
- a CDS encoding sensor histidine kinase, which translates into the protein MHNIALHIKAKDWFYILLIGLFFGMFLSSLGYMLLEYPWIEGAVFGALIGVGIALFALVFISYMNKKILPKLPEIYWTPLSMLFSFLSGFLGTLVSVFLAKILHIKLITSFEEQIAAVSVSIGVLTYIVGALLYRFVKMRNQKDLIDYEYVQSRLRSLETQLNPHFLFNALNSIAELIHHDKDKAEEAILRVSAFLRNTMNEKALLSLEDEIRNVKDYVELENIRFGNKIKLHIKPISKLWRLPKFSVQLLVENAIKHGFDQGKESLNIFISFEEKKNLIIIKNDGESMMGDKFGVGLSNLQQRLELLCGGSVEVYDKIEPTFYIYLGSCNENSNSR
- a CDS encoding phytoene desaturase family protein, which encodes MKDFAVVGSGIGGSSIAALLSAKGYDVILFEKEPYLGGCSSSFSRGGYSYNTGATTFAGYEEGHIVKEIFELIDFKPDLIRTDPSIVVIQNEKTTLRYRDFDQFFEILHSNYPHAKNRAFWEMVYKINQEFYTFSGHYYANANIFSKTRSLLSFVPLFSKFKKYLLADAKSFIEDFFGIIDKEYFGFLESQVLIVAQAPLREINFFTAALSLAYTFNENYYVKGGFSTLFDGITKRVGEVHRKSEVRSIVRHSEYFELHLKDEVFKAKKVILNSTVYESGKLFSDSKIKDYYKKYEKLDNHQSSFMLYMTIKSERDFHHHYQIIQENQFPHTISKAVFVSFSDKEESRFAPKGYYSITASVHTDSRYWEDKESYKAKKRELEDILKALILEKLGIEKDEVVQSFGATSKTFDRYIKRAQLGGNAMTFKNFLPFLPGNDTPIKNLYNVGDTVFAAQGWPGVMLGVKNLQRLLGA